TGGACCGGCGGACAAATAACCGATAACGACAACGCCAATGAGGTCCGCGACGTGGACCTCTCGCAGGTGCACTATCTCGCAGGGCCCGTTCACGTCAACGGTGCCGAGCCGGGTGACCTGCTGAAAGTCGAGTTCCACGACATGGGGCCGCTCAACGACCGCTCGGAGTTCGGGTTCACTGGCACGTTCTCCCAGCAAAACGGCGGCGGCTTTTTGACCGATCACTTCCCGAAGGCGGCCAAATCTATCTGGGACATCGACGGCTACACGGTCTCCTCGCGCCACATCCCCGATGTCGAGTACGAGGGGAAGATCCATCCCGGTCTCGCAGGCTGTGCGCCAAGCGAGGAACTGCTAGAAGCATGGAACGAGCGCGAACAGGAACTCATCGACAAGCACGCCGAGGACCCCGAGTCGATACCGAACCATCCGACCGGGAAAGAGGAGCCAGCCGTGGCGAACCCGCCGACACCCGACGGCGCGCTCATGGGCGAGATGGACCCCGACGAGGCCGAGGAGGCAGCAGAAGTCGCGGCCCGAACCGTGCCACCTCGAGAACACGGCGGGAACCACGACATCAAGGACCTCTCCATCGGCTCAACGGTGTACTTCCCAGTCTACGTCGAGGGCGCAAAGTTCGGAATCGGCGATTTCCACGCCTCGCAGGGAGACGGCGAGATTTCCTTCTGTGGCGCGATCGAGATGGCCGCCTACGTCGATCTCGAATTCGACCTCGTGAAAGACGGGATGGAGAAGTTCGGCGTCGACCACCCGA
The Haloarcula marismortui ATCC 43049 DNA segment above includes these coding regions:
- the fmdA gene encoding formamidase, which codes for MPETKFEVDVDSAPDEQPGANPFNRWHPDIPAVVEADPGESMRLEALDWTGGQITDNDNANEVRDVDLSQVHYLAGPVHVNGAEPGDLLKVEFHDMGPLNDRSEFGFTGTFSQQNGGGFLTDHFPKAAKSIWDIDGYTVSSRHIPDVEYEGKIHPGLAGCAPSEELLEAWNEREQELIDKHAEDPESIPNHPTGKEEPAVANPPTPDGALMGEMDPDEAEEAAEVAARTVPPREHGGNHDIKDLSIGSTVYFPVYVEGAKFGIGDFHASQGDGEISFCGAIEMAAYVDLEFDLVKDGMEKFGVDHPIFEPGHRGPNFEDYVTFCGYSVTEDGEQKYIDSHTAYRRACLQAIDYLKQFGYTGQQALHILGTVPVEGRQSGVVDVPNACSTLALPTGAFDFDASPEGIEHNSADRGDLCVTDDPL